From Ancylobacter pratisalsi, one genomic window encodes:
- a CDS encoding bifunctional diguanylate cyclase/phosphodiesterase, with translation MIWHRLKLTVATGTAIILLIIAAGTAALLDQAERAAMLAARISLERSAQAVENALNRQLLQVHGALASLPTLFAASSITPMDPSAVDDVLRGLNFQTLAYRDLILVDSHDTILASARRRPSGQKLPFDTRTLNIGPAALVGPLRNAITGDWSLYVCRSLVAWSGITAVAEVPLPTLMELLAETGIPPGVKLQLERPDGMLVASLPHNETETGKVRPSALGTHTADGKAFVAINPVTGERSLAIVRGSLYGSLRVVLTAPLTKLLSDWKRDRDNTIAAATVGALLIAAFSLALIAALRQREKVESERSRSQKVLVNAIEAMSEGFVMWDENDRLVTCNERYRDLYRISAPFIEPGISFEELVRKAAQAGQYPEAKDDLEGLITSMLQLHHRGRGSLERLLPDGRWVLMKERRTADGGTVGTRTDITPLKTMLRELAEANERANEATAEAHRQNAALTERERRIWFLAHHDDLTRLPNRVLFRERLASALGKATAEGDKLALLYLDLDRFKDVNDTLGHPVGDALLRTVAERLSNCVNDPDRVARLGGDEFAVVSLAQNQPADAEQLSAKIIEELGQPYSILGHTISVSASIGIAVAMPESQDADALLKQADLALYQAKGKGRARFCAFEPGMDAHLRDRLAIEGDLLHALPGEQFELVYQPIYNLASERLCGFEALLRWRHPIRGFISPATFIPIAEDTRLIVDIGLWVLRRACHDACLLPDDLKIAINLSPIQLAFGDIVAAVSQALEESGLNPARLELEITETALFTNDQHNLEVLSRLKLMGVKIVLDDFGTGYSSLSHLHLFPLDKIKIDQLFVRDMTLRPESAIIVNAIAMLAFRLGMTTTAEGIETTEQWEAARRSGCTEAQGYLLGKPISIDTAVTIAAAHRCVTETVSGAT, from the coding sequence ATGATCTGGCATCGCCTCAAGCTGACTGTCGCAACAGGGACGGCGATCATCCTGCTGATTATAGCGGCAGGAACGGCAGCGCTGCTCGACCAGGCCGAGCGCGCGGCAATGCTGGCCGCACGGATATCGCTGGAACGCTCCGCCCAGGCCGTTGAGAACGCGTTGAACCGGCAGCTGCTCCAGGTCCACGGCGCGCTCGCCAGCCTGCCGACACTGTTCGCGGCCTCAAGCATCACGCCGATGGATCCCTCCGCCGTCGACGACGTCCTGCGGGGACTGAATTTCCAGACCCTTGCCTATCGCGACCTGATCCTCGTCGATTCCCATGACACTATTCTGGCCTCGGCCCGCCGGCGCCCCTCCGGGCAGAAGCTGCCCTTCGACACCAGAACACTGAATATTGGTCCGGCCGCCCTCGTCGGCCCCCTGCGCAACGCCATAACCGGCGACTGGTCGCTCTATGTCTGCCGCTCCCTCGTGGCCTGGAGCGGCATCACCGCGGTCGCCGAGGTGCCGCTCCCCACGCTGATGGAACTCCTCGCCGAAACCGGCATTCCACCCGGCGTGAAGCTGCAGCTGGAGCGCCCCGACGGCATGCTCGTCGCCTCGCTGCCGCATAATGAGACAGAGACCGGCAAGGTACGCCCCTCCGCGCTTGGAACGCACACGGCCGACGGCAAGGCGTTCGTTGCCATCAATCCGGTCACCGGCGAGCGTTCGCTCGCCATCGTCCGCGGCTCGCTCTATGGCAGCCTGCGCGTGGTGCTCACCGCCCCGCTGACGAAATTGCTCAGCGACTGGAAACGCGATCGCGACAACACGATCGCCGCCGCCACGGTCGGCGCCCTGTTGATCGCGGCCTTCAGCCTGGCGCTGATCGCCGCCCTGCGCCAGCGCGAGAAGGTCGAATCTGAGCGGAGCCGTTCGCAGAAGGTGCTGGTGAACGCGATCGAAGCCATGTCGGAAGGCTTCGTGATGTGGGACGAGAATGATCGGCTGGTCACCTGCAACGAACGCTACCGCGACCTCTACCGGATCAGCGCCCCGTTTATCGAGCCCGGCATCAGCTTCGAAGAACTGGTGCGAAAGGCCGCGCAGGCCGGGCAGTACCCGGAAGCGAAGGACGATCTGGAAGGGCTTATCACCTCGATGCTGCAGCTGCACCATCGCGGCAGGGGGTCGCTGGAGCGCCTTCTCCCGGACGGCCGCTGGGTGCTGATGAAGGAACGGCGCACGGCCGATGGAGGAACGGTCGGCACGCGAACCGACATCACCCCGCTCAAGACCATGCTGCGCGAACTCGCCGAGGCCAATGAGCGGGCCAACGAGGCCACTGCCGAGGCCCACCGCCAGAACGCGGCCTTGACCGAGCGCGAAAGGCGCATCTGGTTCCTCGCCCATCATGACGACCTTACCCGCCTGCCGAACCGGGTACTGTTCCGCGAGCGCCTCGCCTCGGCCCTCGGCAAGGCCACGGCCGAGGGAGACAAGCTCGCCCTGCTCTATCTCGATCTCGACCGGTTCAAGGACGTCAACGACACGCTCGGTCATCCGGTCGGCGACGCGCTGCTGCGCACCGTGGCCGAGCGGCTGAGCAACTGCGTGAACGACCCCGATCGCGTCGCCCGGCTCGGCGGCGACGAATTTGCCGTGGTCAGCCTGGCCCAGAACCAGCCTGCGGACGCCGAGCAGCTCAGCGCGAAGATCATCGAGGAGCTTGGTCAGCCCTACAGCATTCTCGGCCACACCATTTCGGTGAGCGCCAGCATCGGCATCGCTGTGGCGATGCCCGAAAGCCAGGACGCCGATGCCCTGCTCAAGCAGGCCGACCTTGCGCTGTACCAGGCAAAGGGCAAGGGCCGCGCGCGGTTCTGCGCCTTCGAGCCCGGCATGGACGCGCATCTGCGCGACCGGCTCGCCATCGAGGGGGATTTGCTCCACGCCCTGCCCGGCGAGCAGTTCGAGCTGGTGTATCAGCCGATCTACAATCTGGCCTCGGAACGGCTGTGCGGCTTCGAGGCCCTGCTACGCTGGCGCCACCCCATCCGCGGCTTCATAAGCCCGGCGACCTTCATCCCGATCGCGGAGGATACACGGCTGATCGTCGACATCGGCCTATGGGTGCTGCGCCGGGCCTGCCACGATGCCTGTCTCCTGCCGGACGATCTGAAAATCGCGATCAACCTTTCACCGATCCAGCTCGCCTTCGGCGACATCGTGGCCGCCGTGAGCCAGGCTCTGGAGGAGAGTGGGCTCAACCCGGCGCGTCTCGAACTCGAAATCACCGAAACCGCCCTCTTCACCAATGACCAGCATAATCTGGAAGTGCTCAGCCGCCTGAAACTGATGGGTGTGAAGATCGTCCTCGACGACTTCGGCACCGGCTATTCGAGCCTGAGCCATCTCCACCTGTTCCCCCTCGACAAGATCAAGATCGACCAGCTCTTCGTGCGGGACATGACGTTACGCCCGGAGAGCGCCATCATCGTCAACGCCATCGCCATGCTCGCCTTCCGGCTCGGCATGACGACGACGGCGGAGGGGATCGAGACCACCGAACAGTGGGAAGCGGCACGGCGTTCGGGCTGCACGGAGGCGCAGGGCTACCTGCTGGGCAAGCCGATCTCCATCGACACCGCCGTGACGATCGCCGCAGCGCACCGGTGCGTCACCGAGACAGTATCCGGCGCGACGTGA
- a CDS encoding TRAP transporter substrate-binding protein: protein MKLTKHVRQALLVLMAATLPISGAAAADTKVKWKMAGTFSSSLPQLGTLGKRIQDQIDKVSGGNMEIRFYEPNALVPPLEAFDAVSMGAIDAAFSTPGFWGGKVPALQVFGALPFGPAAPEYMAWFYFGGGKEIFDEIYAKYGIKSVMCGMLAPEGSGWFKKEIKSVDDLNGLKLRFFGLGAKALAKFGVSAQLLAAPDVYPALDRGVIDGLEFVQPAIDLKMGFWQIAKFYYFPGWHQQSTFFDLMMNKDKWDKLSPTQQAQIESVCGDNVRYGIAEGEAIQLPALKALQEKGVTIKKWSDEDLAKLHGAVDEVIAEQVAADPDFARAYASFSAFRDDYATWKEIGYLK, encoded by the coding sequence ATGAAGCTCACCAAGCATGTGCGTCAGGCACTGTTGGTCCTGATGGCCGCGACCCTGCCCATCTCGGGGGCAGCCGCCGCGGACACCAAGGTCAAGTGGAAGATGGCCGGCACCTTCTCAAGCTCGCTGCCGCAGCTCGGCACCCTCGGGAAGCGTATTCAGGACCAGATCGACAAGGTCTCCGGCGGCAATATGGAAATTCGCTTCTACGAGCCCAACGCCCTGGTTCCGCCGCTGGAGGCGTTCGACGCAGTGTCCATGGGCGCCATCGATGCCGCCTTTTCCACCCCCGGCTTCTGGGGCGGAAAGGTGCCGGCGCTGCAGGTCTTCGGCGCCCTGCCGTTCGGCCCCGCCGCACCCGAATACATGGCCTGGTTCTATTTCGGCGGCGGCAAGGAGATCTTCGACGAGATCTACGCCAAGTACGGCATCAAGTCGGTCATGTGCGGCATGCTCGCGCCCGAAGGCTCGGGCTGGTTCAAGAAGGAGATCAAGAGCGTCGACGATCTCAATGGCCTCAAGCTGCGATTCTTCGGCCTCGGCGCCAAGGCGCTGGCCAAGTTCGGCGTCTCCGCCCAGCTTCTTGCGGCGCCCGACGTCTACCCTGCCCTTGATCGCGGCGTCATTGACGGTCTCGAATTCGTGCAGCCCGCTATCGACCTCAAGATGGGCTTCTGGCAGATCGCCAAATTCTACTACTTCCCCGGCTGGCACCAGCAGTCGACCTTCTTCGACCTGATGATGAACAAGGACAAGTGGGACAAGCTGAGCCCCACTCAGCAGGCTCAGATCGAGAGCGTGTGCGGCGACAACGTGCGCTACGGCATCGCCGAGGGCGAGGCGATCCAGCTGCCGGCCCTCAAGGCGCTGCAGGAGAAGGGCGTCACCATCAAGAAGTGGTCCGATGAGGACCTGGCAAAGCTGCACGGCGCGGTGGACGAGGTGATCGCCGAACAGGTCGCCGCCGATCCCGATTTCGCGCGCGCATATGCCAGCTTCTCGGCATTCCGCGACGACTACGCGACCTGGAAAGAAATCGGATACCTGAAGTGA
- a CDS encoding mechanosensitive ion channel family protein — MPPRKIPAALLFLLAIVFAGPAFSQTQALSAAATASSPAPPQTAPHLKALLDTLSNDQTRAEFLSKLRALVDSGAVAEEPPKREDWLSGATESLGAFSGAVLGIVAEIETLPAQVAELFENLTDPFILERIGWAMTTVLAVLAAAILAEYVCKWLLARPRRALEARPARAFFAKFLLLLVRTVLDIIPIGVFAAVAFGVLAMVDLSFIVRLAVVTVINANVLARLVIAGARAVLTPDAPQMRLFRQHNENAAYSYLWVRRFSHAAIYGYFILRAAWVLGLSRAAYVFFVDLLGLLLAGMCIVLILQIRVGVARKLRRFGAKDGRTVRLRETIADFWHVLAIAYIGVAYLVWVLHVGRGFDFLARATLLSLITIATATLVGIALGRLFDRVFQLRPDLRERYPMLEARANRYLPLLRSALKSLLAIVVVMALLEIWGAEPFVWLASASGQGLVGRLISIGVVLLAGMVLWELSSAFAERMRLANPNSTRLKTLLPFLQNAFRVVLLTLGGLILLSEVGVNIAPLLAGAGVLGLAIGFGAQTLVKDVITGVFILMEDTLSVGDVVEVGSHAGLVEKITIRTVHMRDFDGNVHSIPFGEVQTVKNMSKEYAYAVVDVTVAYRENIDDALAVMAEVAADMAAKGPLADTIVEPFEVVGVEGLQESSVWLRGRFKTRPLGQWNVKREFYRRIKAAFEAKGIEIPFPHRTIYMGTDKKGDSAPLRVVNQRPEDVTLPQKRRADAARSARTPGPHIEEHPGARERTEEDDAPLLPSIEER, encoded by the coding sequence ATGCCGCCACGTAAGATTCCAGCTGCCCTTCTGTTTCTGCTTGCGATTGTCTTCGCGGGCCCCGCCTTCAGCCAGACTCAGGCACTCTCCGCGGCGGCCACCGCCTCGTCCCCGGCACCACCACAAACCGCGCCGCACCTGAAGGCGCTGCTCGATACGCTGAGCAATGACCAGACCCGTGCGGAGTTTCTCAGCAAGCTGCGGGCGCTGGTGGACAGCGGGGCGGTGGCCGAGGAGCCACCCAAGCGGGAGGACTGGCTTTCCGGGGCAACGGAATCGCTGGGCGCTTTCTCCGGCGCGGTGCTGGGCATCGTCGCCGAGATCGAGACGCTGCCGGCGCAGGTCGCCGAGCTGTTCGAGAATCTGACGGATCCCTTCATACTGGAGCGGATCGGCTGGGCGATGACGACGGTCCTCGCCGTCCTCGCCGCGGCGATCCTGGCCGAGTATGTGTGCAAATGGCTGCTCGCGCGTCCGCGCCGGGCCCTGGAGGCGAGGCCCGCGCGCGCCTTTTTCGCCAAGTTCCTGCTGCTGCTGGTCCGCACGGTGCTGGACATCATACCGATCGGCGTCTTCGCCGCCGTGGCGTTCGGCGTGCTGGCGATGGTCGATCTCAGCTTCATCGTCCGGCTCGCCGTGGTGACGGTGATCAACGCCAATGTGCTGGCGCGGCTGGTTATCGCGGGCGCCCGGGCGGTGCTGACGCCGGATGCGCCGCAAATGCGGCTGTTCCGCCAGCACAACGAGAACGCCGCCTACAGCTATCTGTGGGTCCGCCGTTTCTCTCACGCCGCCATTTATGGGTACTTCATCCTGCGCGCCGCGTGGGTGCTCGGGCTGTCGCGGGCGGCCTATGTGTTCTTTGTCGACCTGCTGGGCCTTCTGCTGGCCGGCATGTGCATTGTCCTGATCCTGCAGATCCGCGTCGGGGTTGCCCGAAAATTGCGCAGGTTTGGAGCCAAGGACGGCCGGACGGTGCGGCTGCGCGAGACGATTGCCGATTTCTGGCACGTCCTGGCAATCGCCTATATCGGCGTCGCCTATCTGGTGTGGGTGCTGCATGTGGGGCGTGGGTTCGATTTCCTCGCCCGGGCGACACTGCTCTCCTTGATCACCATCGCGACGGCGACGCTGGTGGGCATCGCGCTGGGGCGCCTGTTTGATCGCGTGTTCCAGCTCAGGCCGGATCTTCGCGAGCGCTATCCGATGCTGGAGGCGCGCGCGAACCGGTATCTTCCCCTGCTGCGCAGCGCGCTGAAGAGCCTGCTGGCGATCGTTGTCGTCATGGCGCTGCTGGAGATCTGGGGCGCCGAGCCCTTCGTCTGGCTGGCGTCCGCGTCGGGGCAGGGCCTTGTCGGGCGACTGATCTCGATTGGCGTCGTGCTGCTGGCGGGGATGGTATTGTGGGAACTGTCCTCCGCCTTCGCTGAACGGATGCGGCTCGCCAATCCGAATTCGACACGGCTGAAGACGCTTCTGCCTTTCCTGCAGAACGCGTTCCGCGTCGTTCTGCTCACCCTCGGCGGGCTGATCCTGCTCTCCGAGGTCGGGGTCAACATCGCGCCGCTGCTCGCCGGTGCCGGTGTCCTCGGCCTCGCCATCGGCTTCGGCGCGCAGACCCTGGTCAAGGACGTCATCACCGGCGTGTTCATCCTGATGGAGGACACGCTCTCGGTGGGTGACGTTGTCGAGGTCGGCTCGCATGCCGGGCTGGTGGAGAAGATCACCATCCGCACCGTGCACATGCGTGACTTCGACGGCAATGTGCACTCCATTCCCTTCGGCGAGGTGCAGACCGTCAAGAACATGTCGAAGGAGTACGCCTATGCCGTGGTCGACGTCACCGTCGCCTATCGTGAGAACATCGACGACGCACTGGCGGTGATGGCGGAAGTGGCCGCGGACATGGCGGCGAAGGGGCCGCTGGCCGACACCATCGTCGAGCCCTTCGAGGTGGTCGGCGTCGAGGGACTTCAGGAATCCAGCGTCTGGCTGCGCGGACGCTTCAAGACGCGTCCGCTTGGCCAGTGGAACGTCAAGCGCGAGTTCTACCGGCGCATCAAGGCCGCCTTCGAGGCCAAGGGCATCGAGATTCCGTTCCCGCACCGCACGATCTACATGGGCACCGACAAGAAGGGGGATTCCGCGCCGTTGCGCGTGGTCAACCAGCGCCCGGAAGACGTGACCCTGCCGCAGAAGCGCCGTGCCGATGCCGCCCGGTCGGCCCGTACGCCCGGCCCGCACATCGAGGAGCATCCCGGTGCACGCGAGCGGACAGAGGAAGACGACGCGCCGCTGCTGCCTTCCATCGAGGAACGCTGA
- a CDS encoding GntR family transcriptional regulator: protein MSDDRQTRTEKLASEIADAILDGTLAPGSRLDEHMLAARYGTSRTPVREALRQLATTGLIDLRPRRGAIVAEVTSGELEMLFVAMGELEATCARLSAMSMTPIERRRLGALYDSMGEMVAQDDVPAYTSANTTLHAMFYAGTHNPVLAEMTAGLRRRLGPFRRAQFRAPGRLMLSHAEHGAVVRAVLAGDATAAHAAMLHHVSLVEDAFEQLAGTAMEPTPRARAG from the coding sequence ATGTCGGACGACCGACAGACGCGGACCGAAAAGCTCGCGAGCGAGATCGCCGATGCCATTCTGGATGGCACGCTGGCCCCTGGAAGCCGTCTCGACGAGCACATGCTGGCGGCCCGCTACGGCACATCCCGCACGCCGGTCCGCGAGGCGCTGCGCCAGCTTGCCACCACGGGACTGATCGATCTTCGCCCGCGCCGCGGGGCGATCGTGGCCGAGGTCACCTCGGGCGAGCTTGAAATGCTCTTCGTCGCGATGGGCGAGCTGGAAGCCACCTGCGCGCGGCTCTCGGCCATGAGCATGACGCCGATCGAGCGTCGCCGCCTCGGCGCACTTTACGATTCCATGGGCGAGATGGTCGCGCAGGACGACGTCCCCGCCTACACCAGCGCCAACACCACTCTGCACGCCATGTTCTACGCCGGCACCCACAACCCCGTGCTTGCGGAAATGACGGCGGGGCTGCGCCGCCGCCTCGGCCCGTTCCGCCGCGCGCAGTTCCGCGCGCCGGGCCGGCTGATGCTGTCCCATGCCGAGCATGGCGCGGTGGTGCGCGCCGTGCTGGCCGGGGATGCCACCGCCGCCCATGCGGCGATGCTGCATCATGTCAGCCTGGTCGAGGACGCTTTCGAGCAGCTCGCCGGAACGGCGATGGAGCCGACGCCGCGCGCCAGAGCCGGCTGA
- a CDS encoding sulfite exporter TauE/SafE family protein has protein sequence MIDFAYIFSGFFVGILVGLTGVGGGSLMSPLLILLFGVAPTTAIGTDLWFAAVTKMFGSAFHHRYGSLNLRIAVLLGIGSIPSSVLVLLYLYVSHTTFDPSFTTNILGGVLLMTSVAMVFRERIQRAAIRGSERFAHLTTLRDGGTVLCGCVIGAMVTLTSVGAGALGAVFLIALYPTLAARQIAGTDTAHAVPLTIIAGTGYLILGNVDLALLGLLLLGSIPGIALGTLACSRLDERLVRILITLVLFVAGVKLLLR, from the coding sequence ATGATCGATTTTGCATATATATTTTCAGGGTTTTTCGTCGGTATCCTGGTCGGCCTCACCGGGGTGGGCGGTGGCTCGCTCATGTCCCCGCTTCTGATCCTTCTTTTCGGCGTCGCACCCACCACGGCGATTGGCACCGACCTGTGGTTCGCGGCCGTGACCAAGATGTTCGGCTCGGCCTTCCATCACAGATATGGCAGCCTCAATCTGCGCATCGCGGTGCTGCTCGGCATAGGCAGCATTCCCTCGTCCGTGCTGGTTCTGCTCTATCTGTACGTCTCCCACACGACGTTTGATCCCTCGTTCACCACCAACATCCTGGGCGGCGTGCTGCTGATGACATCCGTCGCGATGGTCTTCCGCGAGCGCATCCAGCGGGCGGCGATACGTGGCAGCGAGCGGTTCGCCCACCTGACCACTCTGCGCGACGGAGGCACGGTGCTGTGCGGCTGCGTCATCGGCGCCATGGTGACATTGACCTCGGTCGGGGCCGGCGCCCTCGGCGCCGTCTTCCTCATCGCCCTCTACCCCACCCTCGCCGCCCGCCAGATCGCGGGGACGGACACGGCACATGCCGTGCCGCTGACCATCATCGCCGGCACCGGCTATCTCATCCTCGGCAATGTCGACCTCGCCCTGCTCGGGCTGCTGCTGCTGGGGTCGATCCCGGGAATTGCGCTGGGCACCCTCGCCTGCTCGCGCCTCGACGAGCGGCTGGTGCGGATCCTCATCACCCTTGTTTTGTTTGTGGCCGGCGTCAAATTGCTGCTTCGGTGA
- a CDS encoding TRAP transporter substrate-binding protein, whose protein sequence is MTQYLKLERPFWENELPERTNGRITASIRPLDSGGLRVQEMLQLMRLGVVPFGTALLALVAGDEPELNAIDLPVLNPDIATLRRTVAAFRQHLADILRTRYDIELLGIYIYPAQVLFCKAAFTDLDDISGRKVRTSSVGQSELMTALGAIPVQVPFAEIVNALRDGVADCAITGTLSGYEIGLPEVTTHVHAMAISWGISIFGANLATWHNLPADDRAILRSSVAELEQRIWQQAEADTERGLACDAGTISCGKDPERPMTIVPSSAADTQQRLRLLEEVVLPRWIERCGNACAEAWNTFLAPIHSITVPVQ, encoded by the coding sequence GTGACCCAGTATCTGAAGCTTGAGCGCCCCTTCTGGGAAAACGAGCTGCCCGAACGCACCAATGGCCGGATCACCGCCTCCATACGCCCCCTCGACAGCGGCGGCCTGCGGGTTCAGGAGATGCTGCAGCTCATGCGGCTGGGAGTGGTTCCGTTCGGGACGGCGCTGCTCGCCCTGGTGGCGGGCGACGAGCCCGAGCTGAACGCCATTGACCTGCCGGTCCTCAACCCCGACATCGCCACACTGCGCCGCACCGTCGCCGCCTTCCGCCAGCATCTGGCCGACATCCTGCGCACCCGCTACGACATCGAGCTTCTCGGCATTTACATCTACCCGGCACAGGTCCTGTTCTGCAAAGCCGCGTTCACGGATCTCGACGACATCTCGGGCCGGAAAGTGCGCACATCCTCCGTCGGCCAATCCGAGCTGATGACCGCGCTTGGCGCCATTCCGGTTCAGGTGCCGTTTGCGGAAATCGTGAACGCGCTGCGTGACGGCGTCGCGGACTGCGCCATAACCGGAACACTGAGCGGATACGAGATCGGACTGCCCGAGGTCACGACCCATGTGCACGCGATGGCGATCAGTTGGGGCATCTCGATCTTCGGGGCCAACCTGGCGACCTGGCACAACCTGCCGGCCGACGACCGGGCGATCCTGCGCTCGAGCGTGGCGGAGCTTGAGCAACGCATCTGGCAGCAGGCGGAGGCCGACACCGAGCGTGGCCTTGCCTGCGATGCCGGCACCATATCCTGCGGCAAGGATCCGGAGCGGCCGATGACCATCGTGCCGAGCAGCGCCGCCGATACACAGCAGCGCCTGCGCCTTCTCGAGGAGGTCGTGTTGCCACGCTGGATCGAGAGATGCGGCAACGCCTGCGCGGAGGCGTGGAACACCTTTCTCGCTCCCATTCATTCGATAACGGTGCCGGTCCAGTGA
- a CDS encoding helix-turn-helix domain-containing protein translates to MVTLAAPATTKAATDVSLGRAIRALRTARGLSLSQLALAAAVDKGYLSRVERGLKVPSVAIVLRISTALEVSAAQLFGAAENHQLIFVTRAGDRDALTADDGNYHMEVLTQGSDSSGLEVFLMYPPAEFANEPEATHRGEEVLFVIQGKVEVRFADQELVLNKGDSVQFPGVLRHKVRRLADNSCVLLSVYGP, encoded by the coding sequence ATGGTCACGCTAGCTGCCCCCGCGACGACAAAGGCTGCGACCGATGTGAGCCTGGGTCGCGCCATTCGCGCGCTGCGCACCGCGCGCGGGCTTTCCCTGTCGCAGCTGGCCTTGGCCGCCGCCGTGGACAAGGGCTATCTCTCGCGCGTGGAGCGGGGGCTGAAGGTCCCTTCCGTGGCCATCGTCCTGCGGATTTCCACGGCGCTGGAAGTGTCCGCCGCGCAGCTGTTCGGCGCGGCGGAGAACCACCAGCTGATCTTCGTCACGCGTGCGGGCGATCGCGATGCGCTCACCGCCGATGACGGCAACTACCACATGGAAGTGCTGACCCAGGGGTCCGACAGCTCAGGCCTGGAAGTCTTCCTCATGTATCCGCCTGCCGAGTTCGCCAATGAGCCGGAAGCGACCCATCGCGGCGAAGAGGTGCTGTTCGTCATTCAGGGCAAGGTGGAAGTGCGTTTCGCTGATCAGGAACTGGTGCTCAACAAGGGTGACTCCGTGCAGTTTCCCGGCGTTCTGCGCCACAAGGTCCGCCGTCTGGCGGACAACAGCTGCGTCCTGCTTTCCGTCTACGGCCCCTGA